One window from the genome of Haloprofundus halobius encodes:
- a CDS encoding tRNA-guanine transglycosylase encodes MSFDVPETKVANFDVKSTIGDARSGTLRIKDTELETPNLLPVLNFYAGGLARSLYGGGIHRTMKEFMTGDDVIGGGDYSEYFDGVMTSVGSLTDYNISRERYEDYIAEPVKEREVFEEFNGTLFLDSGGFKFLGGYELDGSNFEVEIDQAKIFEIQQRMGGDIIVNLDRPIAPDDDYETRVEKARRTAENVVEFLNLSEGTMSARFLTLHGYNYSMLDTFLGEIDDIVGASRVHDEFDGVALGSLVPLKDNKGRLIDAIQDCRSILKDWGFDDLPLHVLGISSSAIPLLAAVGADSFDSSSYLHSAINGKYNTSLTGSKSIDEVDFSKCNCPVCSNEVLVSRMKGNAEYRKDELGPVAMHNLIVQKREVAYIRDCIRSPGTDDLIEYLESTLGQNKSMRLFAHRVVNESLGGYF; translated from the coding sequence ATGTCGTTTGACGTCCCAGAAACCAAAGTAGCTAACTTCGATGTCAAATCCACAATTGGAGATGCTCGATCGGGTACGCTTCGAATAAAGGATACCGAACTCGAGACGCCTAATCTCCTGCCTGTGCTGAATTTCTACGCCGGAGGGTTGGCACGGAGTCTCTACGGTGGCGGAATCCATCGAACGATGAAGGAGTTCATGACTGGTGACGACGTAATCGGTGGGGGTGATTACAGCGAGTACTTCGATGGCGTCATGACCTCTGTCGGCTCACTCACCGATTACAACATTTCTCGAGAACGGTACGAGGACTACATCGCAGAGCCGGTCAAAGAACGTGAGGTCTTCGAGGAGTTCAATGGGACCTTGTTTTTAGATTCTGGAGGATTCAAATTCCTCGGTGGATACGAACTCGACGGCAGCAATTTCGAAGTCGAGATTGATCAAGCGAAAATCTTCGAGATTCAACAGCGGATGGGTGGCGATATCATCGTCAACTTAGACCGCCCAATCGCACCGGACGACGACTACGAAACCAGGGTCGAGAAGGCCCGACGGACCGCAGAGAACGTCGTTGAATTTCTCAATCTCTCAGAAGGGACGATGAGTGCGCGCTTCTTGACGCTCCATGGGTACAACTACTCCATGCTGGACACCTTTCTCGGGGAAATCGACGATATAGTCGGTGCTTCGCGAGTACACGACGAGTTCGATGGTGTGGCGTTGGGTAGCCTCGTTCCGCTCAAGGATAACAAGGGTCGCCTCATAGACGCGATTCAGGACTGCCGGTCCATACTGAAGGACTGGGGGTTCGACGACTTGCCGCTTCACGTACTGGGAATTTCGTCGAGTGCGATCCCCCTCTTAGCAGCGGTTGGCGCGGACTCTTTCGACTCCTCGTCGTACCTTCACTCTGCAATCAACGGAAAGTACAATACCTCTTTGACAGGGTCGAAATCGATTGACGAAGTCGATTTTAGCAAGTGCAACTGTCCAGTCTGCTCTAACGAGGTACTGGTGAGTCGAATGAAGGGTAATGCCGAATACCGAAAAGACGAACTCGGACCAGTAGCGATGCATAATCTCATCGTCCAAAAACGCGAGGTGGCCTATATCAGGGACTGCATCCGCTCACCGGGAACAGACGACCTCATCGAATATCTCGAATCGACACTCGGACAGAACAAATCAATGCGGCTGTTTGCACACCGCGTTGTAAACGAATCGCTCGGCGGGTACTTCTAA
- a CDS encoding DUF5591 domain-containing protein: MSVFRVEEEGDDGYGRLGTLDLPSYSVDTPALFPVINLIGGTTKASGGVWSRMRDRLISADHLQGVMFQAMSFTDYGVSPDNLNNFWRTETFHEKYESLNAPIFIDSGGFKLMNSDTFGAAPSEGGAENEWGLYTNPESILGLQLDFGADIVATLDYPVPPNLNAEEREERMWKSIESSIRCLQLLDNPDQFDTDTLLNPTVAERIQTGGFDPTKGGQERPGVYIAIHGHDDEWVSWYVQKFIERVEEEGLEDSFEGFAIGSLVPLRSSIDILVNIVNGAKQAIKQKGLDDDVGLHVFGIGGKQVGLLSLLGADSFDCSSHMQTAMYKKYLVPDTWEHVKLDDLDAYLEGGEFPCALENCPLCSGEYNVDYTLLNEELNLNLDYHEREARKENDEWIKSDYYALLAGHNFEVYNDELQRVRDAISDGRLLEYVVGLAREHPDIAKGLKQAQVQDPTNQLTKDLREIGAEDLIPGPGLKTDQKRLTEWGGGVEDLEMTQTISLKHRPSDFDILQMRYEPPKNKDVLLMIPCSQVKPYSESRTHSVLWDKLGSQSDRIHKVTVSGMYGPVPQEMEQRDPVLEYEYVLANEDTRQRELVTKRVTQYLETHGDAYDYIVGYVASSNYRQVIEDAFEAYGRGEIFPRDPRALQLTEHFRNENIQQLIDYLQEHPAASSSDIESSKILD; encoded by the coding sequence ATGTCTGTCTTTCGTGTCGAGGAGGAGGGTGACGATGGGTACGGGAGACTCGGGACTCTCGACCTCCCCTCTTACTCCGTCGATACACCTGCTCTGTTTCCCGTTATCAATCTCATCGGAGGGACAACAAAGGCATCTGGCGGTGTATGGAGTCGAATGCGTGACCGACTCATCTCTGCGGATCATCTCCAAGGAGTTATGTTTCAAGCCATGAGCTTCACGGATTATGGCGTCTCTCCTGACAATCTAAACAACTTCTGGCGAACCGAAACGTTCCACGAAAAATACGAGAGCCTGAATGCCCCGATTTTCATCGATTCTGGTGGATTCAAGCTCATGAACTCCGATACGTTCGGTGCAGCACCGTCAGAGGGCGGTGCAGAGAACGAGTGGGGGCTGTACACGAATCCAGAAAGTATCCTCGGTCTCCAACTCGACTTTGGTGCCGATATCGTTGCGACGCTCGACTATCCCGTTCCGCCGAACCTGAACGCTGAAGAGCGCGAAGAACGGATGTGGAAGAGCATCGAGAGTTCGATACGCTGTCTCCAATTACTCGACAACCCTGACCAGTTCGACACCGACACGCTCCTCAATCCGACTGTGGCCGAGCGAATCCAGACTGGGGGTTTCGATCCCACAAAGGGTGGTCAAGAGAGGCCCGGTGTCTACATCGCCATCCACGGACACGATGACGAGTGGGTCAGTTGGTACGTTCAGAAATTTATCGAACGGGTCGAAGAAGAGGGCCTCGAAGACTCGTTCGAGGGATTCGCGATCGGATCGCTCGTTCCCCTCCGAAGTAGTATTGATATCTTAGTCAACATCGTCAATGGTGCGAAACAAGCGATAAAACAGAAAGGGCTCGACGACGACGTCGGTCTTCACGTATTCGGTATCGGTGGGAAACAGGTCGGGCTACTCTCGCTGCTCGGTGCGGACTCGTTCGACTGTTCGAGCCACATGCAGACCGCGATGTACAAGAAGTACCTCGTTCCGGACACGTGGGAACACGTCAAGCTCGACGATCTCGATGCGTATCTCGAGGGAGGAGAATTCCCGTGTGCACTCGAGAACTGTCCGTTGTGTAGCGGTGAATACAATGTCGATTACACCCTCCTGAACGAGGAGCTCAACCTCAACCTCGATTATCACGAACGCGAAGCTCGAAAGGAGAACGACGAATGGATCAAAAGCGACTACTACGCACTCCTTGCCGGCCACAATTTCGAGGTCTACAACGACGAGTTACAGCGCGTCCGGGATGCGATATCAGATGGACGACTCCTTGAGTACGTCGTCGGACTCGCTCGCGAACATCCCGACATCGCTAAAGGACTGAAACAGGCACAGGTACAGGACCCAACGAATCAACTTACAAAGGACCTTCGAGAAATCGGCGCAGAGGACCTTATACCAGGGCCTGGGCTAAAGACCGATCAGAAGCGGCTCACCGAATGGGGCGGTGGCGTAGAAGACCTGGAGATGACTCAGACGATTTCGCTCAAGCACCGACCAAGCGATTTCGATATTCTTCAGATGAGGTACGAGCCACCGAAGAACAAAGACGTACTCCTCATGATACCGTGCAGTCAAGTTAAGCCGTACTCAGAATCGCGGACGCATTCCGTCCTCTGGGACAAGTTAGGGAGCCAGTCGGACCGCATACACAAGGTGACTGTTTCGGGGATGTACGGTCCAGTTCCTCAGGAGATGGAGCAACGGGACCCCGTTCTTGAGTACGAGTACGTGCTGGCGAACGAAGACACGAGACAGCGTGAGCTCGTGACGAAGCGAGTGACGCAATATCTCGAGACGCACGGTGATGCGTACGACTATATCGTCGGGTATGTGGCGAGCTCAAACTACCGACAGGTAATCGAAGACGCGTTCGAGGCGTACGGTCGAGGTGAAATTTTCCCCCGCGACCCCCGTGCACTCCAACTGACGGAACACTTCCGCAACGAGAATATTCAGCAGCTCATCGACTATCTCCAAGAACATCCAGCCGCTTCGTCCTCCGACATCGAGTCTTCGAAGATACTAGATTAG
- the yaaA gene encoding peroxide stress protein YaaA, protein MSLLLVQSCSNSKVEAPGRHPALELYSGYFYKIIKKSIREDEWRSDMELRILSAEHGLLRPDDQISYYDRRMDTKRAEELRPEVVAELRRLITDEEYDRIIVNMGREYRAAIEDFDRGLDVTTEFVEGDGIGYKGQVLKRVIRGDDTALKVSA, encoded by the coding sequence ATGTCTTTACTATTGGTCCAATCTTGCTCAAATTCGAAGGTAGAGGCCCCAGGAAGACACCCTGCATTGGAATTGTACTCCGGATACTTCTATAAAATAATCAAAAAATCGATAAGAGAGGACGAGTGGCGGTCTGACATGGAGTTGCGAATCCTCTCGGCTGAACACGGCCTTCTTAGACCAGATGATCAGATTAGTTACTACGACCGACGAATGGATACAAAACGCGCCGAAGAACTGCGACCAGAAGTCGTCGCCGAACTCAGGAGGCTTATTACTGATGAAGAATACGACCGCATTATCGTCAATATGGGGCGCGAATACAGGGCAGCAATAGAGGACTTCGACCGCGGGCTCGACGTCACCACAGAGTTCGTCGAAGGGGATGGGATCGGATACAAGGGGCAGGTCCTCAAGCGAGTCATCCGTGGTGACGACACGGCTCTCAAGGTGTCTGCCTGA
- a CDS encoding homing endonuclease associated repeat-containing protein codes for MNEYIHDANQSLESISKAHEDPNEVYRSVLNAHSSLCAALNSLRSSAPGSDGTSRQRIDSLKEDIKRLEEYAELIAADERVLVELTGRSSNSAGPLSESDTVQVRDFLDDIRDLPAVGQTKGLSDESFDQFSHHLRNLLRKHEAHEPSRDELLSHVEQLANQLNRIPSHEDMRLEGRYNLNTYYDHFGSWSGVIKATDIGHYAVFLDDLRSVSEKLGKRPTSAEYGVHGEYTLSRLKRAFGTWTRALEASRVDPATNEDLCNAIEKLAEERGRVPTARQMDQHGLYNSQLYADRFGSWLAAVEETSLDYRSDVLDDLEAVAKSLGRLPTTTEMDKHGTYSSGDVYNHFDSWDEAKEAIEVPEPQEGDPTERRDEMITSLEGLADSVGRVPNGSHMEEHGKFEQHEVTDEFGSWYEAIVATDLDPEPDLIKDVREVAKKVEQPPTLGQQTTYGRYNPQDVYRYCDSWPELKTAAGVSTQSEVDALLQAGDTESPEDPSSHSISPSELAERYEEFWQLSRAVDGLVEHVDPENPDSPMCQWRDLLSQFLSSGLEGWKDGYGPQQSDRSEVSMKEYRATYGDGGSVTEFQVIETAVVDPVIGDLLESLDKVDAGRSLRVPVIPDTAEPLPVFVETEHELTRVKKALAKFPERPSVDGWEWVDEGDVTPRDDDSHDMSGSSGDGSTQAVSELCTVGGIEEGEAESLIAAGFESVADLKQATLDELVRVDAISEGLAFRMKADVGGV; via the coding sequence GTGAACGAGTACATCCACGATGCGAATCAATCGCTTGAGTCAATCTCTAAAGCCCACGAAGACCCGAACGAAGTGTATCGCTCAGTCCTCAATGCACATAGTTCACTCTGTGCTGCGCTCAACTCACTCAGATCGAGCGCGCCTGGTAGTGATGGAACCTCACGTCAGCGCATCGATTCACTGAAAGAGGATATCAAAAGGCTAGAAGAGTACGCCGAACTCATCGCTGCCGACGAACGGGTACTCGTAGAATTGACGGGTCGATCCAGTAATTCAGCTGGTCCGCTCTCAGAAAGTGACACCGTTCAAGTTCGAGATTTCCTGGATGATATTCGAGATCTACCTGCTGTGGGTCAGACGAAGGGGCTGAGCGACGAATCTTTTGATCAGTTTTCGCATCATCTTCGAAACCTACTACGCAAACACGAAGCCCACGAGCCATCTCGAGACGAGCTTCTGTCTCACGTGGAGCAACTTGCCAACCAGCTCAACCGTATCCCATCTCACGAGGATATGAGACTCGAAGGAAGGTACAATCTCAACACCTATTACGATCACTTCGGTTCGTGGTCGGGTGTCATCAAAGCGACGGATATTGGACATTATGCGGTTTTCCTTGATGATCTCCGATCGGTTAGCGAGAAATTAGGAAAACGGCCCACTTCCGCCGAATACGGCGTTCACGGAGAGTACACACTCAGCCGGCTAAAACGAGCTTTCGGAACTTGGACGAGAGCTTTAGAGGCATCTCGGGTCGATCCCGCGACGAACGAAGACCTCTGTAATGCAATCGAGAAGTTGGCCGAGGAACGTGGGCGTGTTCCGACTGCACGTCAGATGGACCAACATGGCCTCTACAACTCCCAGCTCTATGCCGATCGATTCGGAAGTTGGCTGGCTGCGGTCGAAGAGACGAGCCTGGACTATCGATCGGATGTACTCGACGATTTAGAAGCTGTCGCGAAGTCTTTGGGCCGTTTACCGACGACGACAGAGATGGACAAACACGGGACCTACTCGTCGGGAGATGTCTACAACCACTTCGATTCTTGGGACGAAGCGAAGGAAGCGATCGAAGTACCAGAACCACAAGAGGGAGATCCGACCGAGAGACGCGACGAGATGATCACTTCCCTCGAAGGGCTGGCTGATTCAGTCGGTAGGGTTCCGAACGGTTCTCACATGGAGGAGCACGGCAAATTCGAGCAACACGAGGTCACAGACGAATTTGGTAGCTGGTACGAGGCAATCGTGGCTACTGACCTCGATCCAGAGCCAGACCTAATCAAGGACGTCCGCGAAGTCGCTAAGAAAGTCGAACAGCCTCCAACACTTGGGCAACAGACCACGTACGGAAGATACAATCCTCAAGACGTTTACCGATACTGTGACTCCTGGCCAGAACTGAAGACAGCAGCGGGAGTTTCGACACAGTCAGAGGTCGATGCCCTTCTACAAGCTGGCGACACTGAATCTCCAGAGGACCCTAGTTCACATTCAATCTCGCCATCCGAACTCGCTGAACGATATGAGGAATTTTGGCAACTCAGCCGGGCAGTGGATGGGCTCGTAGAACACGTCGATCCAGAAAATCCAGATTCACCGATGTGTCAGTGGCGAGATCTTCTGTCACAGTTCCTTTCGTCAGGGTTGGAGGGATGGAAAGACGGGTATGGGCCCCAACAGTCGGATCGATCAGAGGTTAGCATGAAGGAGTATCGAGCTACGTATGGCGACGGTGGCTCCGTGACCGAGTTTCAGGTAATCGAAACAGCGGTAGTTGACCCAGTTATTGGAGATCTCCTCGAAAGCCTCGACAAAGTCGATGCGGGACGGTCGCTTCGCGTACCTGTGATACCCGATACCGCTGAGCCACTTCCAGTGTTCGTTGAGACAGAACACGAACTCACACGCGTCAAGAAAGCCCTCGCTAAGTTCCCCGAGCGTCCATCAGTAGACGGATGGGAGTGGGTCGATGAGGGTGATGTGACACCCCGAGACGATGACTCACATGACATGTCGGGCTCATCTGGAGATGGGTCCACACAAGCGGTCTCAGAACTCTGTACCGTCGGTGGTATCGAAGAGGGAGAAGCCGAATCTCTCATTGCTGCTGGCTTTGAATCAGTCGCAGACCTAAAACAAGCGACACTCGATGAACTCGTTCGAGTAGATGCAATTTCAGAAGGTCTAGCTTTCAGAATGAAAGCAGACGTTGGAGGTGTATAG